The DNA sequence CGAGGTGGTGCGTGTCGACCCCGTCGGTGGAGCCGCGGACTATCGGCGCTGGCCGGTCACCGACGCCGGAGACAGCATCTACTGGGCCGGCCTGAACAAGGGTAAGCGCTCGGTCGCGGTGGACATGCGATCCGCCGAGGGGCAGGAACTGGTGACCCGCCTGATCGCCGACGCCGGCGTGCTGATCACGAATGTGGCTGGGCGGCAGTGGCATTCGTACGACACGTTGGTCGAGCACCGGCCGGACCTGATCCACGTCGAGGTGTCGGGCCGTGCCGACGGCGGTACAGGGGTCGACTACACGGTCAACGCCGCGACGGGTTTCCCGCTGGTGACGGGCCCGGCCGAGCTCGCCACCCCGGTCAACCACGTGCTGCCCGCATGGGACGTGTCGTGCGGGCTGTACGCCGCGCTCGCGGTCACCGCCGCGCTGCGCCACCGCGACGCCACCGGTGCGGGGACGCGGATCAGCATCCCGCTGGAGAACGTGGCGCTGGCGACGGCGGGCAACCTCGCGTTCCTCACCGAGGCGATGCTGGCCGGCACGACGCGGCCCCGCGTCGGCAATTCGCTGTACGGCACCTACGGCCAGCACTTCGTCACCGGCGACGGCGCGGCCTTCATGGTGGTGGCCCTGACCAACCGGCACTTCCGCGACCTCACCGAACTCACCGGGACGGCGAAAGCCGTTGCGGCGCTGGCCGAGGCGCTGGGCGCGGACTTCGGCGACGAGGGGGAGCGCTACCGGCACCGCGCGGCGCTGACCGGGCTGTTCACGGTCTGGTTCAGTGCGCACACCGCCGAGGAGGTGGCCGCCGCCCTGTCCGGCACGTCGGTGCTGTGGGAGCGCTACCGCAGCTTCGCCGAGGTGGCCGCCGACGAGCGGGTCACCGCCAACCCGCTGTTCACCGAACTGGACCAGCCGCGCATCGGCCGACACCTCGCACCCGGCCTGCCCGTCGCGATCGACGGTGCGTACCCGCCCGCCGTTCCCGCGCCCGCCCTCGGCGACGACACCGCGGCGGTGCTCACCGAGTGGCTGGGCGTCTCCGCCCAGGACATCACCCGCCTGACCGAATCGGGATGCGTGGCAACAGGTACCGACGCGTGAGCCGCCTGCTCGAGCTCATCGGCGTGACGCCGGGGGAGGGTGCGGGCGCGTTCGCCGGTGTCCCGAGTGGGCCGGCGGGCAAACGCGCCTACGGCGGTCAGTTCGCCGCACAGAGCCTGGCGGCCGCCGCCCGCACCGTCGACCCTGACCGGCTCCCCACCAACCTGCACCTGCAGTTCCTGCGCGGCGGTGAGGCCGGTGACCCGATCGGCTACACCGTCACGCCGGTGTACGACGGGCGCACCACGGCGTCGCGTCGCGTCGAATCGCGCCAGGACGGGCGGCTGCTCACCACGGCCACCGTGTCGTTCGCGGTGCCGATGGCCGGACCCGAGCACGGCCGCCGCACACCGCTTCCCGTCGATCCGGACACGCTGGAACGCACGGGTCCGCCCGGGCCCGCCCCGTCCTTGCCGCTCGAGGAACTCGACATCCGCATCGTCGACGACCGCTCGGACGGGTTCGTCCGCCGGCTGTGGTGGCGCGCCACGGTCGCGCTGCCCGACGATCCGCTGGTGCACACCCTGGTCGCCGTCTACGTCACCGACCTGTACATGATCGACCCCGCACTGCAGGTGCACGGGCATTCGATGCGGGCGCGAACGCACCGCAGCGGCACCACCGATTCCTCGGTGTGGTTTCACCGGCCGGTGCGCGCCGACGAGTGGAATCTGCTGGAGTCGACCTCCCCGGCGGCGGCGCGGGGCCGCGGCGTCATCACGGCGAGCCTGGTGCGCGCCGACGGGGTCGTCGCCGCGACCCTGGTCCAGGAGGGACTCATCGCGGAGCGGGAACCGCGTCCGCGGTGAGGGTGGCCCGCCGCGCGTGCAGCCTGCGGCGCACCAGCGTGATCGCCTGGGTGAGCAGGATTCCGACCGCGAGCGACGCCGCGACCCCGACGGCGGGGTGACCCTCGAACAGCGCGTAGACCTGGAAGTGCGTGAGGTAGGTGTAGAGCGACGCCTCGGCGACCACGCCCGCCACCACGGTGAGCCCGGCGGGAACGCGCAGGGCGGGCAACCAGATCAGCAGCAGGAAGCCCGTCAGCACCAGCACCTCGCGCTGCGTGTCGTCGAAGTAGCCGTACAGTCCCACCGCGACGGCGACGGTGACCGCGACGCGCTGCCACACCGCGGTGGCCTTCGCCGCAGCCCAGCCGACCGCGAAGAACCAGAACGCCAGCATGGTGAACCAGGCGTCGCGGCCCAGGTCGAGTCCGAGGACGTCGTAGCGCAGTGCCAGACCGGCCGCCAGGAACATCGCGGCGAACACGAACGGCCGCCGGCGCTCGAGGCGATCCGCCGTGGGCAACGCGATGAGCGCAGCCAGCGCGACCAGGACCCACACCAGCACCTCGACGAACCACAGGCGTCCGGCCGTCATACTGTCGTGCGGACCCACGATCTTGTTGGCTAGCAACAGGTTCGAGAAGTGATAGTCGTCGGTCACCATCAGGGCCACGGCCACCCACAGTACCGACGGCACCGCGATCCAGGCGATCGTCGTGCGCAGGTGGCGCACCCGGTCTGCGCGCGGCGCGGGAGTCAGGCAGAACCGGCCGAAGTTGTAGCCGGCGATCCCGAGCAGTACGTGCGCACCGCCCCACAGCTCGAACAGCTCGGCGTGGGAGCCGACGATCAACACGATCGCGACGGCCCGCAGGGCGACGCTGGTCTCGAGCGTGGCGGTCCACCGCCGCCGGGGCGCCGTCCGGACCTGCAGATCGCGCAGCGGCAGGCGCTGCCAGTCGGCCGGCAGCCGGCCCAGCGCGCGTTCCAACCGCACCGACATCGCCACGTAGGTCAGTGAGTTGCCGCCGAGGTCGACGAAGCTGGCGTCCGGATCGATCGAGTCCGGGTCCAGGTGCAGGACGTCGGCGAACACCGTCACCAGGTCGGCGGGCTGCTGCGGTGCCGGGTCGGCGAGCCCGTCGGCCAGCGCCCGCACCGCGGGGTAGTCCGGTTTGCCGGTCGACAGCACCGGCAGTTCGTCGACGGCCACGGCCCGTACGGCGCTCGACGGGACACCCGCGGTGTCCGCGGCCAGCCGTGCCACGTCCGCCGGATCGTGTGGGGGCGTCGCGGCGACGACCAGAGAGTCGTCGAGGTCGGTGCAGAGCGCGCGCACACCGTGCTCGCGCAGCGCGGCCTCGACGCGCTGGAGGTCGATGCGTAGCCCGTACATCTTGACGAACCGGCTACTGCGGCCGATCACCTCGTAGAGCCCGTCCGGCCGGCGGCGGGCGATGTCACCGGTGTGCAGGGCGTCGACCTCGGCGCCCCGCGACAGGTCGGCGGCGTCGTGGGCGTACCCCATCATCACGTTGGCGCCGCGGTAGACGAGTTCACCCGCGGCGTCGTCGGCCGGCCAGCCGTCGAGCGGTTCGATGGTGAAGGAACCGCCGGGAATGGGGCGTCCGATGCAGCCGGGGTGGTCGGCGGCCAGCTCGGGCGGGAGGTAGGCCATGCGGGACGTCGCCTCGGTCGCGCCGTACATCACGAACAGCTGCCAGCCGCGGGCGGCGCCGAGCCGGGCGTACCGGCGCACCCGCTCGGGTGCCAGCCGGCCGCCGGCCTGGGTGAGGTACCGAAGATGCGGCAGGTCCATCGCCTCGAAGCCCACGCGGTCGAGCAGGTCGAACGTATAGGGCACACCGGCGAACGTGGTGCCGCGGTGACGCCGGAACAGCGCCCAGAACTCGTCGTCGACCACGGAGTGCTCGGTGAGGATGAGCGCGGCGCCGCGCAGCAGGTGGCTGTGGACCACCGAGAGTCCGTAGCAGTACGACATCGGCAATGTGGTTGCGGCGCGGTCGGTGTCGCGGATGTCGAGGTATTCGGCGATGGCGGCGGCGTTGCTGGTCAGGTTGCGGCGGGACAGGCGCACGAGTTTCGGCGACCCGGTGCTGCCCGACGTCGACAACAGCAGGGCCAGGTCGTCGTGCAGGGCGTGGGCGCTGCCCGCGCGCCGGATGTGCAGCCCGTCGCCGTCGACGACGACGTCCGGGTCGTAGGTGTCGACCAGCTCGTCGTGCCCGCGCTCGGCGGCGACCGGCAGCACGACGTGGCCACCGGCCAGCGCGCCCAGGTAGTGCACCAGCGTGGGGAGGTCGTTACGGGTTTCGAGCAGCACCAGGCGACGGGTGGGTCCCAGTGCGGCGGCGACCTCCGACACCGCGTCGGCGAGGTCGCGGTAGGAGAGCCGCTGCGTATCGGTCAGCACGGCGACCCGTTCACCGTGCCCGCGCAGACGGTCGACGAGCCCGGTCATCGGAGGAGGATTCCGTCGCCCACCACGTCGATGCGCACCTTGGCGTCGACCGGCGGCGGGTCGAGGCTGTGCTGGCGCACCACGATCGGGTCGGCGTCGGCGGTCGGGTCGATGGTCACCAGCACGTCGTGACCGAGGAATTCGATGCCGATGACGGTGCCGACCGCGTCGAGGCGGCCGCTGTCGGCCACCACGGTCGCCACCACCTGCTCCGGGCGCAGCAGCACGGTGGCGGGGCCGTCCTCGGCGGCCCGAACCGGGACGGGCCCCAGTG is a window from the Mycolicibacterium litorale genome containing:
- a CDS encoding CoA transferase — its product is MQSTDPFRPLAGVRIVEISSFVAVPLAGMTLTQLGAEVVRVDPVGGAADYRRWPVTDAGDSIYWAGLNKGKRSVAVDMRSAEGQELVTRLIADAGVLITNVAGRQWHSYDTLVEHRPDLIHVEVSGRADGGTGVDYTVNAATGFPLVTGPAELATPVNHVLPAWDVSCGLYAALAVTAALRHRDATGAGTRISIPLENVALATAGNLAFLTEAMLAGTTRPRVGNSLYGTYGQHFVTGDGAAFMVVALTNRHFRDLTELTGTAKAVAALAEALGADFGDEGERYRHRAALTGLFTVWFSAHTAEEVAAALSGTSVLWERYRSFAEVAADERVTANPLFTELDQPRIGRHLAPGLPVAIDGAYPPAVPAPALGDDTAAVLTEWLGVSAQDITRLTESGCVATGTDA
- a CDS encoding acyl-CoA thioesterase, which codes for MSRLLELIGVTPGEGAGAFAGVPSGPAGKRAYGGQFAAQSLAAAARTVDPDRLPTNLHLQFLRGGEAGDPIGYTVTPVYDGRTTASRRVESRQDGRLLTTATVSFAVPMAGPEHGRRTPLPVDPDTLERTGPPGPAPSLPLEELDIRIVDDRSDGFVRRLWWRATVALPDDPLVHTLVAVYVTDLYMIDPALQVHGHSMRARTHRSGTTDSSVWFHRPVRADEWNLLESTSPAAARGRGVITASLVRADGVVAATLVQEGLIAEREPRPR
- a CDS encoding AMP-binding protein codes for the protein MTGLVDRLRGHGERVAVLTDTQRLSYRDLADAVSEVAAALGPTRRLVLLETRNDLPTLVHYLGALAGGHVVLPVAAERGHDELVDTYDPDVVVDGDGLHIRRAGSAHALHDDLALLLSTSGSTGSPKLVRLSRRNLTSNAAAIAEYLDIRDTDRAATTLPMSYCYGLSVVHSHLLRGAALILTEHSVVDDEFWALFRRHRGTTFAGVPYTFDLLDRVGFEAMDLPHLRYLTQAGGRLAPERVRRYARLGAARGWQLFVMYGATEATSRMAYLPPELAADHPGCIGRPIPGGSFTIEPLDGWPADDAAGELVYRGANVMMGYAHDAADLSRGAEVDALHTGDIARRRPDGLYEVIGRSSRFVKMYGLRIDLQRVEAALREHGVRALCTDLDDSLVVAATPPHDPADVARLAADTAGVPSSAVRAVAVDELPVLSTGKPDYPAVRALADGLADPAPQQPADLVTVFADVLHLDPDSIDPDASFVDLGGNSLTYVAMSVRLERALGRLPADWQRLPLRDLQVRTAPRRRWTATLETSVALRAVAIVLIVGSHAELFELWGGAHVLLGIAGYNFGRFCLTPAPRADRVRHLRTTIAWIAVPSVLWVAVALMVTDDYHFSNLLLANKIVGPHDSMTAGRLWFVEVLVWVLVALAALIALPTADRLERRRPFVFAAMFLAAGLALRYDVLGLDLGRDAWFTMLAFWFFAVGWAAAKATAVWQRVAVTVAVAVGLYGYFDDTQREVLVLTGFLLLIWLPALRVPAGLTVVAGVVAEASLYTYLTHFQVYALFEGHPAVGVAASLAVGILLTQAITLVRRRLHARRATLTADAVPAPR